A region from the Triticum urartu cultivar G1812 chromosome 1, Tu2.1, whole genome shotgun sequence genome encodes:
- the LOC125508659 gene encoding phosphoinositide phosphatase SAC3-like has protein sequence MAHAEADPSCLESFELYETDSKFYILGTNTDKTLWRLLKIDRLEPSELNIDEDSTMYSHSEYLDLRKTLDEDHRSTGGLNFVTNCCGIIGFIKFLGPYYMLIITEQRKIGAIFGHAVYQVTKTAMIQLSNSKMKQTLLNSNDENRYKKLLQTIDLRKDFFFSHSYHIMRSLQKNFNDPQAGWDLYDTMFVWNEFLTRGVRNILQSTCWTVALVYGFFKQDKMKISGKDIMLTLIARRSRHYAGTRYLRRGVNEEGRVANDVETEQLVFDDTLGPRQISSVVQNRGSIPLFWSQETSKLIIKPDIILHEKGNNYEATRLHFENLRRRYGDPIIILNLIKTRERKPRESTLRQEFDKAIKIINNGLPVENHLRFLHWDLNKSTRSKNANALQVLMKVAFEALNLTEFFYCQVSSAQTPGSSLNLHTPLNGCGFRGCDDKNDGGNTDCIDNNGDISQEDTCGSSDTSTSGIAEDVATNNGSTTVKPPKLQKGVLRTNCIDCLDRTNVAQYAYGLASLGHQLHALGSVESPELDLDSPLAHHLMHFYERMGDTLALQYGGSAAHNKIFSAKRGHLKFAIQSQEFFRTLQRYYSNAYMDAYKQAAINLFLGYHRPQQEKFAPWESESVSGENVLDDKTSQLIKRSRSDGSILRKSNTSLSSNGPNGISTPGFSDFENELQPPNCRSGSVHDAVSKLRYTPTVPHIKYTSCELDYGNFSGDSNFLDLDWLSASDNGSLSRSRAVSTPNVNDNGERGVTPGITEDHLAEIHAQGLSHNFLQWVDEGEAFWY, from the exons ATGGCGCACGCGGAGGCGGACCCGAGCTGCCTCGAGAGCTTCGAGCTGTACGAGACCGACTCG AAATTTTATATTCTCGGAACTAACACTGACAAAACATTATGGAGATTACTCAAGATTGATAGACTGGAGCCATCAGAGCTCAACATAGATGAGGATTCTACCATGTACTCACACAGTGAATATCTTGATCTACGAAAAACTCTAGATGAAGACCATAGGTCAACTGGTGGACTCAATTTTGTTACAAATTGTTGTGGAATCATTG GTTTCATTAAGTTCCTTGGGCCTTATTACATGTTAATTATCACCGAGCAGAGAAAAATTGGTGCTATATTTGGCCATGCAGTTTACCAAGTTACCAAGACTGCGATGATCCAGTTATCTAATTCCAAAATGAAGCAAACGCTTCTAAATTCCAACGATGAGAACAG GTACAAGAAGCTCTTGCAGACAATAGATCTTAGGAAAGACTTCTTTTTCAGCCACTCGTACCATATCATGAGAAGTCTCCAGAAGAATTTTAATGATCCACAGGCAGGATGGGACCTATATGACACAATGTTTGTATGGAATGAATTTCTAACACGAGGGGTTCGTAACATTCTGCAAAGTACCTGCTGGACTGTTGCGTTAGTCTATGGTTTCTTTAAACAG GATAAAATGAAAATATCTGGGAAGGACATTATGTTGACTCTCATTGCTAGACGATCGAGGCATTATGCTGGAACCAG GTATTTAAGGAGAGGTGTGAATGAGGAGGGCAGAGTAGCAAATGATGTCGAGACTGAGCAACTTGTTTTTGATGACACACTTGGACCTAGGCAAATAAGCTCTGTTGTGCAGAACAGGGGTTCTATTCCTCTATTCTGGTCCCAAGAGACATCAAAGCTTATTATTAAGCCTGATATCATAT TGCATGAGAAGGGCAATAATTATGAAGCAACCAGGCTTCATTTTGAAAATCTTAGGAGGAGATATGGAGATCCCATCATCATCTTAAACTTGATTAAG ACACGCGAGAGGAAACCGCGGGAATCCACACTTCGTCAAGAATTTGACAAAGCAATAAAGATTATAAATAATGGTCTACCAGTCGAAAATCATTTGAGGTTTTTACATTGGGATCTTAATAAAAGCACTCGAAG CAAAAATGCAAATGCCCTCCAAGTACTTATGAAAGTGGCATTCGAAGCTCTGAACTTGACAGAATTCTTTTATTGTCAAGTTTCCTCAGCTCAAACACCCGGGAGCTCCCTTAATTTACATACTCCATT GAATGGTTGTGGTTTTCGTGGATGTGATGACAAAAATGACGGTGGCAACACAGACTGTATCGATAATAATGGTGACATATCCCAAGAAGATACATGTGGTAGTTCTGATACCTCCACTAGTGGAATTGCAGAAGATGTAGCCACTAACAATGGATCGACAACAGTAAAGCCCCCCAAATTACAAAAGGGTGTATTGCGCACGAACTGTATAGATTGTTTAGACCGCACAAATGTTGCTCAGTATGCCTATGGTTTAGCTTCTCTTGGACACCAGTTGCATGCACTTGGTTCTGTAGAATCTCCAGAGCTTGATTTAGACTCCCCCTTGGCCCACCATTTGATGCACTTTTATGAGCGGATGGGTGACACACTTGCTTTGCAGTATGGTGGTTCGGCTGCACACAACAAG ATATTCTCTGCAAAGAGAGGGCACCTTAAGTTTGCTATTCAGTCTCAAGAATTCTTCAGGACACTACAGCGATACTACAGTAATGCCTATATGGATGCTTACAAACAGGCAGCAATAAATTT ATTCTTGGGTTACCACCGACCGCAGCAGGAAAAATTTGCACCTTGGGAGTCAGAGTCTGTTTCTGGGGAGAATGTCCTTGATGACAAAACAAG TCAACTTATAAAAAGGTCAAGATCAGATGGCAGCATTCTTCGTAAAAGCAACACTTCTCTGTCCAGCAATGGTCCAAATGGAATTTCGACACCAGGATTTAGTGATTTCGAAAATGAGCTACAACCTCCTAACTGCCGGTCTGGTTCGGTGCATGATGCGGTGTCAAAATTAAG GTATACTCCAACAGTGCCTCATATTAAGTATACCAGTTGCGAGCTTGACTATGGCAACTTTTCTGGGGATTCAAATTTCCTTGATCTTGACTGGCTTTCAGCTTCAGACAATGGAAG TTTGAGCAGATCAAGAGCCGTAAGTACTCCTAACGTGAATGATAATGGTGAACGTGGTGTAACCCCTGGGATAACG GAAGATCACCTGGCAGAGATACACGCTCAGGGGTTATCTCACAATTTCCTGCAATGGGTTGATGAGGGAGAGGCTTTTTGGTACTGA